The Desulfobulbus propionicus DSM 2032 DNA segment GAGTTGCGCGAGCTCTCCAGCCACTGCCAGGAATTGCTCCCCGTGCTCACCGACGGCCTGCGGATGAAAACCATCTGCGACAACCAGGAGGGCATCCACTCCATTCCCTCGCTGCTCATGGCCAAGGCCCTAGGCATCCTTCAGGAGGAGCGCGACCTGCCGCTGCCCTCCACCTTCATGCTTCAGGTGCGGGCACTGGCCTCGGCCCATGGGCTCATCGAGCCGATGGAGACGACCCCGCCGCCCGAAGAATCACCAGCGTAGCCCCCCAACCGCCGCTGGTCTCGTCGCCCAGACGATACCCGGCCACCATCTCCATCCGATCGAGCAGGGCGTGCACCGTGCGCCGCAGGGTGCCGCTGCCCTTGCCGTGGATGATCCGCACCTGCAGGATGCCGTTTTCCCGGCATTCCTGCAGATAGTCAGGAATCAGGGTCTTGATCTCCGAGGGCCGGAAGGCGTGCAGATCGAGGGTGCCGTCAATGGGCACTTCGATAGGTGGGTCATCGTGCATATCTTATTGTTTTACTCTTTTTTTAAAGATAGACGGGGCCGAGGTGCTTGCTGCGCGTGGAACATGGAGCGCAAAGCGCGCAGGAGTCCACCTTCGATCCCTCTTGCTTGCTGGGCAATTGTTTCAGACGATTCTGCCGGCTGACCGGCGCGCGGACCCTTGCCGCCCGTGCATCCCGGCAGGGACGTGGCGACCTTCCTTAAGGAGAGAAAAATAATAGTTGATTTTTTCCAAGAGGTTACTGTACACCTGCTGTCTTAGTAATAAACAGGTAAAGCACCGGCTCTACCAGTGGGCTCCCAAAGTTTGACGGGGAGAATTCCCATGTATGACGAACAGGGCCTAAGCCACACCAAGAAGGATTGCGAGTATCGTGTCGTATGGATACCAAAGTTTCGCAAGAATGCGATCTTCAATGACTTTAGTTTTCATAAACATGGAGATAGAGACAATTGTGAATGATAAAATGGTCGTTATATATCAAATGGGAAAAGTAGCTTCATCAACTATCAAAGCAACGTTAGCTCAGATAAAAGGATTGAATGTTATTCATACTCATCATCTTAGCTCAAATTATACAAGAAATCTGAATAGCATAAAGAGAAAAATGGGTTGGAAAACAACTATCTCACCAGAAAGCATTGACGATCTTTACAATAAAATTATTCATGAAAATGAAATTTATATTATATCTCTGGTGAGAGAGCCAATTGGAAGAAATATTTCAGCTTATTTCCAAAATTTAGATCTAATATTTAAGCAGGATGATGCATATAAAAATATTCCATTCGATCAAGTTTTAGAAGGTTTTTTTACAAAATACCCACATTCGATACCAATAACATGGTTTGATAATGAGTTTAATGAAGTGTTAGGGTTTGATATTTATAATCATGATTTTCCGAAGGATGAAGGGGCTGTTATTATAAATAATAAAAAATATCATATACTTGTTATGCGTCATGATATTGATGATGAAAAAAAACAAAAATATTTGCAAAAACTATTAAATATTAAAAATATTAAGATCGTTCGAAAGAATGAGGCTTCTAGTAAATCATATTTTGAAATTTATGCAAAATTTATTGATAAAATTTCATTTTCTGATGATTATATAAATAATATGCTTGAATCTAAGTATACAAAGCATTTTTTTAGTATTGATGATATTGAATATTTAAAAAGTAAGTGGATTAAAAATTGTGACATTTCTGCGCAATCACAAATCTAACAAAGTAAATCATCCGACGTGTTCCAGTCGATTCGTTCCTTATGGCTCGGCTGGTTTACGATATTGGTTTGTCTGAACCATGTCACTAACTCATCGTCCTGTCGCCGAGAGCGACATTGAGTGCATTTGCGGCTTTCCGCAAAGTGAGGATGAGCTGTTTTTCTTGTTTCCAGGGGCAACTTCTCGCTGACTGGATCGCAGTTGCGCAACGCCATTGCCCAGCGTTCGGCTGCAACGGTGGTCGCGCGCTCATCGAGCGGATGAGTGACGTGGCTTTCTCCAAATACCAGGCCGCCGAGGTAACAATCTCGTGCTTCAATCAAAACGTTGCCGGCCTGCTGCTGTACGCAAAACTGGGCTTTCGACCTTATGCCGTCGAGTAGCAGAACGACAACAAAGGGGAACCGGGTCGCGCTTCTTCACATGCGGTTGCCTGGCAATGCAGCCTGACGTGCGACCAAGAGCAATATTCCGCAAGCGCAGCGGCCTGGCCGACGAGTCTGCGGTTATGCGTCGCTCGCCATCAGGGAGGGGCGCTGACGGTCGGCCAGCACCTGGAGGGCGATATCGGCGGCCCGTCGCGATGCCCCCGGACCGCCCAAGCGCTCGCGCACTTCCCGCAATCCGGCGAGCATGCTCTGGCGGGCGACATCGTTGTCGAGCATGTTGCGCAGTTCCGAGGCGATCCGGCCGGGCGTGACCGCATCTTGCAGCAATTCGGGGATGATTTCCCGCTCGCCGATCAGGTTGACCAGGGAAAAGAAGCGTAAATTACGGATGAGCAACCGGCCGAGAAAATAGGTACGGGGCGAGACCCGATAGGTGGCCACCGTGGGCACGCCGAGGAGGGCCAGTTCGAGCAGCACCGTGCCCGAGGCGGCCACCACTGCGTCGCAGGCGGCCATCATCGCGTAGCGGCCCTCGCTGATCACCCGGTAATCGTAGCGACCCAGCCAGGCGGCCAGGCCGTGTTCGTCGAGCAGCGTGCGGCCGATGGTCGGCGCCAAGGGGATGAGGAAGGTGTAGGCCTGGGGATGGTCGCGGGCGAGTAGTTCGGCGGCGGCAAGAAAATCGGGCAACAGGGCCGCCACCTCCTTTCTGCGGCTGCCTGGCAAGAGACCAACCAGTTTCCGGGTCGGTTCGATCCGGTGCGCTGCCCGGAACTGGGCCGGACTCAGGTCAGGATGCACCGCATCCATCAGCGGGTGGCCGACGAAATCGACCCGCACGCCGTAACGGGCGTAAAAGGACTGCTCAAAGGGCAGGATGACCGCCATCCGGTCGGTCAACCGTTTGATGGTCCGCACCCGGCCCTTGCGCCAGGCCCAGACCTGCGGGCTGATGTAGTAAAACACCGGGATGCCGAGCTTCTTGGCCGATCTCGCCAGCAGCAGGTTGAAGTCCGGATAGTCGATCAGGATCAGTAACCCGGGGCGGCGGTCGCGCATGCGCTCGATCAGGGCACGGCGGGCGGCGAGGATATCACCCAGGTGGCTGAGGACCTCGAAAGCACCCACCACCGCCAGCTTGGCGGCGTCGCACAGCAGTTCCACCCCGGCCGCGTGCAGTTCCCGGCCGCCCATGCCGCAGAAGCGCAACTCTGGCCGCTGCTCGCGCATGGCCCGCACCAGATTGGCGCCGTGCAGGTCGCCCGAGGCCTCGCCGGCCACGATCATCACCTCCTGGGTATATCCGCCGTGGATGTTCATCGCCTGACCCGTCAATGGTGGAGGTAGGCCAGCAGGTCGGAGCGGCCCTCGTCGGCCAGGATCTGCTCGACCCGCCGACGGTTGCTCTCAATCTGCTCGACCACCTGCAGGGCCACGTCCAGGGCGCGGCGGCCCTCTTCACCGGCCACGGCCGGACGGCTACGGTCGCGCACATGCTGGACGAAATCGCGTAACTCCAGTTCCAGGGCATCCTGGTCCTGGAAGCCCGACTTGCTGATCTCCGGCACCGGTGCCGCGCCTGTTGCGCCGGGCTTGAGCCGCACCGACATCACCTCCTTCTTGCCGAAATCCACCGACAAATACTGGCCGGGTTGGAAGATGCGCATCCGCCGCATGTTGTCCATGGAGATACGGCTGACCGTAATGTTGGCGGTGCAGCCGTTGGCAAAGATGAGGCGGGCGTTGGCGATGTCGGTGTGCTGGGTGACCACCGGCGCACCGGCGGTGAGGATGGAAACGATCGGCGCCTTGACGATGGATAGGACGATATCGATGTCGTGAATCATCAGGTCGAGCACCACATCGACATCCGTGCCCCGCTCCTTGAACACGGCGATGCGATGCGCCTCGATGAACAGCGGATGGGTGAGCAGCGGCTGCATGGCCAGCACCGCCGGGTTGAACCGCTCCAGATGGCCGACCTGGAGAATCCGCCCGTGCTCGCGGGCCAGATGGATCAGATCGTCGGCTTCGCTCAGGGTGGTGGTGATCGGCTTTTCCATCAGCACGTCGATACCCTGCTGCAGGCAGACCTTGCCCACTTCGTGATGGAGGCTGGTCGGCACCACGATGGACACCGCATCCACCTGGGGCAACAACTCCCGGTAATCGGCAAAAGAGGCGGTGGAGCATTCCTCGGCGATTTGCCGTGCCCGCGCCGGATCGGCATCGGCCACCCCCACCAGGTCGACATCCTCCATGGCCGCGTATTTTTGGGCGTGAAAACGGCCCAGGTATCCAACTCCAATCACTCCAACCTTCATTGTCTTGCTCATGTCCTTCCTGTTCTGTTCCCGGCTGGACTGCAAAATGCAGCCTGCATTCAAATGCCGAGATAGGCTTGTTGTATGGCAGGATTGCCGAGCAGCGCCGCTGCCCGGTCCTGCATGACGATGCGGCCATTTTCCAGGACATAGCCCCGATCCGCCACTTGCAGGGCGAGATTGGCGTTCTGTTCCACCAGGAAAATGGTCGTGTGGTGTTCCCTGTTGATCGTGGTGATAATGGTAAAAATTTGTTTGGTCACCAGGGGCGCCAGCCCCATGGACGGCTCGTCGAGCAGCAGCAGTCTTGGCCGGGCCATGAGTGCCCGGCTGATGGCCAGCATCTGTTGCTCGCCGCCGGAGAGGGTGCCGCCCGGCTGGTGGCGCCGCTCGGCCAAAATCGGGAAGAGGCTGTAGCACATCTCCCGGTCCGCGGCGATCGCCTTGCTGTCCCGGCGGAGGAAGGCACCCATGTCGAGGTTTTCGGCCACGCTCAGCGCGGGAAAGATGTGCCGTCCCTCGGGAACCTGACAGATGCCCAGCCGGACGATCCCGTCCGGGGCCTTGCCAGTGATCGCTTGTCCTTCAAACACGATCTCGCCCCGCCGCACCGGCACGATGCCGCTGATGGCCATCAGGGTGGTGGACTTGCCCGCGCCGTTGGCACCGATCAAGGTGACGATCTCGCCCTGGCTGACGGTGAGGCTCACGCCGTGCAGGGCCTGGATGCTGCCGTAGAATGCGTCGACCTCACGGAGCTCAAGCATGGATGCTTTCCTCGCCGAGATAGGCCCGGATCACCGCCGGGTTGTGCCGCACCTCCTCGGGCGAGCCCTCGGCGATCTTGCGGCCATAATCCAGGACAAAGATGTGGTCGGAGAGGCGCATCACCAGTTTCATGTCGTGCTCGATCAGCAAGATGGCCGTGCCATCGTCCCGAATCGAGCGAATCAGTTCGTTGAGTTCCAGTGTTTCCTGCGGGTTCATGCCGGCCGCCGGTTCGTCGAGCAACAGCAGCAGCGGCTCAGTGGCCAGGGCCCGACCGATCTCCAGCCGCCGCTGAGCCCCATAGGGCAGATGCTTGGCGAACTCGTCGGCCTGATCCGCCAGGTCGATCCGCTCCAGCAAAGCAAGGCTCATGCCAACAATGGCCTTTTCTTCGTGCCGCACCGCCGGCGGGCGGAAGATGGCCCCGAAGACCGTTGCATGGGTGCGGCAGTGGCGACCGATCATCACGTTCTCGAGCACGGTCATGTTGGGGAAAAGGCGGATGTTCTGGAAGGTGCGCGCCACTCCCTGCGCGGTGATCTGGTTGGGCTTGAGTCCATTCAACCGTTTGGGTGCTTGGCCGGGCGGAGTCAGCAGCAGTTCGCCGCCGGTGGGGGCGTAGATGCCGGTCAAGCAGTTGAACAAGGTGGTCTTGCCGGCGCCGTTGGGGCCGATCAGGGCCGCGATTTCTCCCGGATGGAGGCGGAGATCGAGATGATCCAGGGCACGGATGCCGCCGAAATCCATGGTCAGGCCGCTGACGGTGAGGAGTGGGTCCATGGGCTGTGTCAAAAGTGCAACAAATTATCGGTTGACTGTGTAGCTTCGGCGCACCGTGGCCACGATGCCCTGGGGCCGGAAGACCATCATCACCACCAGAACGGCGCCGAAGGCAAGCATGCGGTA contains these protein-coding regions:
- a CDS encoding Smr/MutS family protein codes for the protein MHDDPPIEVPIDGTLDLHAFRPSEIKTLIPDYLQECRENGILQVRIIHGKGSGTLRRTVHALLDRMEMVAGYRLGDETSGGWGATLVILRAAGSSPSAR
- a CDS encoding putative capsular polysaccharide synthesis family protein; the protein is MNDKMVVIYQMGKVASSTIKATLAQIKGLNVIHTHHLSSNYTRNLNSIKRKMGWKTTISPESIDDLYNKIIHENEIYIISLVREPIGRNISAYFQNLDLIFKQDDAYKNIPFDQVLEGFFTKYPHSIPITWFDNEFNEVLGFDIYNHDFPKDEGAVIINNKKYHILVMRHDIDDEKKQKYLQKLLNIKNIKIVRKNEASSKSYFEIYAKFIDKISFSDDYINNMLESKYTKHFFSIDDIEYLKSKWIKNCDISAQSQI
- the lpxB gene encoding lipid-A-disaccharide synthase, with the translated sequence MNIHGGYTQEVMIVAGEASGDLHGANLVRAMREQRPELRFCGMGGRELHAAGVELLCDAAKLAVVGAFEVLSHLGDILAARRALIERMRDRRPGLLILIDYPDFNLLLARSAKKLGIPVFYYISPQVWAWRKGRVRTIKRLTDRMAVILPFEQSFYARYGVRVDFVGHPLMDAVHPDLSPAQFRAAHRIEPTRKLVGLLPGSRRKEVAALLPDFLAAAELLARDHPQAYTFLIPLAPTIGRTLLDEHGLAAWLGRYDYRVISEGRYAMMAACDAVVAASGTVLLELALLGVPTVATYRVSPRTYFLGRLLIRNLRFFSLVNLIGEREIIPELLQDAVTPGRIASELRNMLDNDVARQSMLAGLREVRERLGGPGASRRAADIALQVLADRQRPSLMASDA
- a CDS encoding Gfo/Idh/MocA family protein, with amino-acid sequence MSKTMKVGVIGVGYLGRFHAQKYAAMEDVDLVGVADADPARARQIAEECSTASFADYRELLPQVDAVSIVVPTSLHHEVGKVCLQQGIDVLMEKPITTTLSEADDLIHLAREHGRILQVGHLERFNPAVLAMQPLLTHPLFIEAHRIAVFKERGTDVDVVLDLMIHDIDIVLSIVKAPIVSILTAGAPVVTQHTDIANARLIFANGCTANITVSRISMDNMRRMRIFQPGQYLSVDFGKKEVMSVRLKPGATGAAPVPEISKSGFQDQDALELELRDFVQHVRDRSRPAVAGEEGRRALDVALQVVEQIESNRRRVEQILADEGRSDLLAYLHH
- a CDS encoding ABC transporter ATP-binding protein; amino-acid sequence: MLELREVDAFYGSIQALHGVSLTVSQGEIVTLIGANGAGKSTTLMAISGIVPVRRGEIVFEGQAITGKAPDGIVRLGICQVPEGRHIFPALSVAENLDMGAFLRRDSKAIAADREMCYSLFPILAERRHQPGGTLSGGEQQMLAISRALMARPRLLLLDEPSMGLAPLVTKQIFTIITTINREHHTTIFLVEQNANLALQVADRGYVLENGRIVMQDRAAALLGNPAIQQAYLGI
- a CDS encoding ABC transporter ATP-binding protein is translated as MDPLLTVSGLTMDFGGIRALDHLDLRLHPGEIAALIGPNGAGKTTLFNCLTGIYAPTGGELLLTPPGQAPKRLNGLKPNQITAQGVARTFQNIRLFPNMTVLENVMIGRHCRTHATVFGAIFRPPAVRHEEKAIVGMSLALLERIDLADQADEFAKHLPYGAQRRLEIGRALATEPLLLLLDEPAAGMNPQETLELNELIRSIRDDGTAILLIEHDMKLVMRLSDHIFVLDYGRKIAEGSPEEVRHNPAVIRAYLGEESIHA